In Silene latifolia isolate original U9 population chromosome 6, ASM4854445v1, whole genome shotgun sequence, the genomic window AAGTAGCACATAAGAAACAGAATAAAGACAGAAAGAAGGGCATGTACTCCACACTCTTTGTCTCGATCACCGACTTCTGCAATTAAAATAAATTCCCAATTAGAAGTCGTATTAGTGCGTTCAATCATTCTGATTACCTTCTAAATTCGGAATTAGTAGTATAAGCTTACCATGATAAAGAGCGGAGACAGATACATGATGATGGAGCATGCACCAGCAGCGCAACCACAGAACGTCTTCCTCTTGTTGTCAGGAACAACAAAAAGTGAAAAATAGACGACACCGCCAAAGATCAAAAGAATGAGAAAAAGGAGGCCTCCTATCACAAGCTTCTCATTCTTAGGAGCAAATGTCAGGAAAACCAGTACATAGAAACTCTCAAATACAGCACCAGTGCCGTTGATTGTTACTACCAGGAAGTTGTTTGTGGACACAAACGGAAGCCCATACCTTTCAAATCGCACATAACGCAACATAATTCTTGTTAGATACTTTCAAACTACAAGTCTACAACGCGATATCTAAAGTTAAGGATAATCTGTCTGCAAGGGATAATTAACATTGACTAATAATTTTTGAGAACCACAGTTTCATTTTCGGACCATAAGCAGTTTTTACAGGATAAGGTTTCGGGATGTAAACATGCATAGCTCATGAATTAAACAAGATATCCATTCTTAAGCGTCATGTAACACTATTCAGTACTAATGCAAGTCAAAATTTAATGGCGTACAAACTCGTAATGAACAAGTAAAGTATAGTAAAATAGATTTACTAGGAAATCGTCTTTAAATGAACTACGATCAATTTTGTAGCCAAGCCGTAAACAACAGTGAATTTTGAGGTCATGTAACACTTTTCAATACTAATACTAGTCAAAATTTCATCTTTCACATACTCGTAATGAACAAGTAAACCATAGTCAAAAGATTTACAAGGAAATCGTCTTTCATAAACTACGAGCAATTTCGTAACCAAGTCGTAAACAAGTaaaat contains:
- the LOC141586387 gene encoding bidirectional sugar transporter SWEET1-like, with the protein product MLRYVRFERYGLPFVSTNNFLVVTINGTGAVFESFYVLVFLTFAPKNEKLVIGGLLFLILLIFGGVVYFSLFVVPDNKRKTFCGCAAGACSIIMYLSPLFIMKSVIETKSVEYMPFFLSLFCFLCATSWFIYGLLGQDRFLYVPNGIGSALGAVQLILYFIYYDKKGSGNTLQIFKDGKSFNTQSSLIALV